The window AACCGGGCACCAGCGTCGCCTGGTCCACGGTCGTCGGGCTGTACAGGTCGACCTCGACGTCGACGGGCCCGGCGAGGGTCAGCGGCGGCACCTCGGCACGCCGTGCCACCGCCGTGGCGGCTGCCCGCCGAAGGCGCTCCTGGGCCTCACCGGGGTGCAGCGTCACCGCCGCTGCCTGGCCCAGCGCGCACTTCACCTCGACGGTCACCGCGTCGGGGACCAGGTCGCGCAGCTCGGCGCACGCGACGTCGTCACCGCTGAGCAGCACCACGGGCACGCCGAAGTGCCCCGCGACGGCGGTGTTGAGGCCGATCTCGCCCGCCGGCCGCCCGTTGAGGCGTACGTCGAGCACCGCGTCGCTCATGGTGTGGGCCAGCACCGCCGGTCCCGCACCGGCGCGCGCGTGGTACCCCACGAGCAGCAGCGCGTCGGCGCCCATCTCGAGGCCGGCGACCATGCTCAGGGGGCGGGGCCTGCCGCGGACGAGTCGCGCCCGGCGGTCGAGTTCCTCGGGCAGGATGTTGCGGAAGGGCCCGTGCGCGTCCGCCACCAGCACGTCGGCGTCAGGCTCCGCGTCGAGCACACCAAGGATGGCCGCGTTCACCTCGGCCGTCATCAGCCTGCGGGCACGCTCGTAGTCGTAGCCACCCGGATTCGTCTCGGTCGGGTGGACGATCCCCGAGATTCCCTCCATGTCGGCCGAGATCAGCACCGTGGGTTCCGTCGTCATCACCTCACCGTACCGACGCCGATCGGGCCGTAGGGGGCACCGCGAGCGCGCTGCGGTCAGCTCTGCTGGTAGTTCACCGCCGCGACGCCGCAGGGCGCGTGCAGGTGCAGGTAGTAGGCGCCCTCGCCGAAGTCCACGTCGGCTCCGCCGACCAGGCCGAGATAGTCCATCGGCTGCCGGCAGGCGGGGCAGTCGATGTGCTCGGCGTCCTGGATCCAGTCGGGATGGCCGCCCAGGGTGGAGCCGCCCTCCTGCCACGCGCTGGCCTCGAACGGCGTGGCCCGGCGGGGGCCGACGGCGGGAAGCACGGCCGGCGGGTCCTCCGGCTCGGTGGTGGCCGGCGCCCAATCCGGGCGGCTGTTGCCCGTCCACCAGACGGCGTCGCCGTCGGTCGTGACCTGGCAGTACAGCGTGGTGTAGCAGGCGCAGAGGTGGCAGGTCACGATTCTCAGCCGGCCGGCCCAGCCGGTGTGGGCCAGGACCTCGCCCACCTCGGGGGCGTCGGTGTCGAGGTCGGCGATGGTCCACAGCGGGGAGGCGCACCACGGACAGGTGGGGGCGCCGGCGGGCCGTGGCACCTCGTTCATGACCAATCGGTACGCCGAAGGTGCGCACAGCTCCCGGCGACTGCCGTCGGGAGCGACCGTCCAACCGGCCTGGTGGGCGTAGGCCAGCGCCCCGACGTGCAGTCTGTCGGCACCGGCCGGCGGCTGCTCCTGCCATCGCCGCAGGGCCTGCTCGGCGCGCGGGTCGCCGGAGTGCGCGAGGATGAGCAGCAGATGGTTGAGCCGGAGGGGGGACTGGCCAGCGTCGACGTCGTCGACGATCCGGCGGACCACGTCTCCGGTCGCGCCGCGATACAAGGTCGGCGGCCACAGTACGCCCGCGTCGAGCAGCAGGCTCAGGTGTCCGGCGAGGCGTGCCGGCTCGGCGGCGGCGATCTCGATCAGTTCCTCGAGCGCGGCGTCGTCGCCGGCCCCGGCCGCCCGGACCAGTTCCTCGATCATGGCAGCATGGTAGCCAGGGGGTACGTCGACCAGGCCTGGCGGCGTGCTTCAGGGGTGGCGGCGTCCCACACCGCGTGGTGCCTGTTCAGGCGTTGATCGTCGGCTTGGCGGTCGCGTTGCCGCGGATGAAGAACATGGCGACGACGGCGAACAGCATGAACCCGATCGTGGCGAGACCCGTGAGCGCCGACCAGGCGTCCGTTCCGCCGGCGTTGACGGCCTGGTCGATGCCACCGCTGGACAGGATCGTCGTCGGGTCGGTGATGCCGTGCAGGATGATGGCGGCCCAGATCGTGCCGGTCACGCGCATGACCAGGTACATGCAGACGCCGAAGCAGAAGGTGTAGACGATCGTGATCGCGACGGTCGAGAGCCGCATGCCGGAGAGCAGGTTGACCGAGTGCATGAGGGCGAACAGCAGAGACGACACGATCGCGACGAACCGTTCGCCGTGTCCGGCGTCGCGCAACATCTTGACGGCGAGTCCGCGGGTGGCCAGCTCTTCCGCGACGCCGACGCACAGACCGAGAAGAGCGATCAGCGCGATCTGCTGACCGCTCCAGTTGCTCCAGTTGGTGGCCCCGACATGGCCGATGACCGCGAGGAGCGCCAGCACCGGCCCGATCCACATCCAGCCACGGCCGCGGATCGGTTGAGGTCCGAAGATGGCCCGGAGCCAGCCCACCCGCCAGGCGAAGGCGATGAGGGCGGCCGCGCCGATCGCGATGGGCAGCACCAGGGCGAGGAAGATGCTGGCCGGGTCGGCGAGCACGTTGTCCTTGTCGATGTCGTCACCGGCCAGCACGCCGACCAGCTGTCCGACGGCAAGGAAGAAGACGAGGTAGGCCCCGACCAGCAGGAACGCCTTCCACGTCGCTGGTCGGTTCCAGAAGGTGGCGGTCACGATCGGAGTCTGTCAGAGCGTTGTTGCTGCGGGGAATGACTCGTGACACTGGTCAGCGGGGTTTGACCGCGGTCCGGGCGCTCGGTTCCAGTTGCGCTGCGTAAGCCGACCCGTCTGAACGCCTTGCCTCAACTCACCTGGAACGGGACGAGCGCCCCTCCTCGTGGATTATCGGATTACCGGTAACGATAAACCAGTAAAGAGTCGTCGCGAAGCGGGCAAATCGGTCGCACATCATAATGACTGTTATGTGCGACCGTTCGACGGGATGCGGGTGCCGGCTGGCCTTCTGTCCTGGCTCGGCGCAACTGATGCGGGTCGGGAGAGGTGATGCCATAGCGTCACCGGGGTGGGTCTGCTGTTGGTGCTGGGCCCTCCGCAGCCGCGTCCGAAGAGCCTGCGCCGTGCTACCCGGAACGCAGCGGCGTGAGCGCCACCGCGCTGACGCCGGAGAGTGGGCCGCGGCGAAGGAACGCGGTTTACTGCTCGAAGTGTCTGTGGAGCAGCTGTTGCCGTTGATGAATGCGGCCGGCGGAAACCAACTTCCGATCTTGGGTCAGCTTGACCCCATGGCCAGATGGCGTACTCAGCCGTGAGGATCTGCCGCAGCTCGACGCCGAAGTGGACCGTCTGGAGGCAGCGGCGGGAAACGACGTGGAGCGTGGGCTGGCGGCGGCGCTACGGGCGTTACTGGGTTGTTGGTAAGAACGGCGACACCAGGGGCCAAACAGTGGATCTCGGTAGGTGGTGTGGGGCTCGGCGCATGGGCGTCTGTGCTGGCGTCCCGTTAGGGGATCCATGGCCGGGCGTCCTGCCGATGACTACCGGGGCGGTGATGTCCGCAAGACAGAGAAAGAAATATGACACAAGGTGTCAGCCTTTGGGTCGAGTATGGCTTTACCGGTCGGCGTCGATGGCGCGGACTGGGCACCACGGATACATATGGGATAGATAAGGACCTCCATGCGCGAAACTTCAGAAGATCTCCAAGAGCTTCAGGCCCTCCTTGACGCCTCTCTCTCCCGTTCCACCTCGCACCTCCGCTCGATCATCAAGGCTGAAAGCACACTGACCGCGGAGCAGCTCACCCAGGTCCTCACCGGTATGCGCACCCTCGCCCTGTCCACCGTGACGGCGAAGGGCGAGCCACGGATCAGCGGTGTGGACGGGCACTTCCTGCACGGGAAGTGGCACTTCGGCACGGCGCGCAACGCCGCCAAGGCGCGCCATCTCGCGGCGCGGCCCGCCGTCAGCGCCGCGCACCTGCGCGGTGAGAACCTGGGCGTGTTCACGCACGGCAAGGTGGAGATCCTCAACCCCCAGGACGGCGAGCCGGCCGCGGACTGGCTCGACCTGCTCGCGTACTTCAAGGACTTCTACGGCGACGACTCCTTCGACTGGGAAAAAGACGTGGTCTACTACCGACTACATCCGCACTGGATGACCGTCTACGCCCCCGACATCGCGAAGCTCACTGCGGCGTCCCAGTCCTGATCCGGCTGGACTACCACAGCGACCTGATCGTGGTGAACACCCCAACCATCCAGGAGGTCGTCAAGACCGTCCGCAGGCTGCTGATCCTCAACCGCCGGCAGATATCGGCCCGCCGGGGGCTGATCATCACCGGCGGCGCAGGCACCGGCAAGACGACCGCCATCACCCAGCTCGGCCGCGCCCACGACCTGTCCGTCGCGCTGGCAACCCGATGACCGGCCCGCGGGTCCCGGTCGTCTACGTCACCGTTCCACCAGCGGCGACACCCCCGCATGCTCGCCGTTGAGTTCGCCCGATTCCTCGGCCTCCCCCTGGCATCCAGGTCCAACCTGCCGGGCATTCGCTCTCAGAGCGCCACCGCGACGGGAGGGAACGTTCACGCCACCCGATCCCGGGGTTGAGGAAGATCGGTACAGCGGTTAGCGGTAGCGATGATCTTGGTTAGGGGTCTGCCCAAGCAGATGAAATCGACGTACGTTGTTCCGCTGTGCCCGTGGAGTTCTTGTCCGATGACCAGGTAGCCGCGTACGAGCGGTTCGTCGGTGACCTGACCCGTTCGGAGCTAGAAGGGTTCTTCCTGCTCGACAGCACTGCCTTGGACCTCCTGGCGAACAAACGCGGCTCGCACAATCGGCTCGGCGCGGCGTTGCAGATCGGGACAGTGCGTTTCCTGGGTCACTTCCTGACCGAGGATCCCCTCGACGTGCCGTGGTCCGCGGCAGGCCCACCTGGTCAAACTGCACGCCGCGGGCGAACACACCATCGCCGAGCTGGCCGAGTTGTTCGAGGTTTCGCGACCTACCGTCTACCGCGTCCTCGAACGCGCCACCGCCGTCGGCACCCCCAGGTCTCGCGCTGACCCGCAGCGCGCTCCTGCTCAAACGACTGCACCGAGCACGTATCGGCGTACGAGTTGCAGTGAGCGTCGTCAGGGCCGGCGTAGGCGCAGGGCTACGAAGCTCGGGCGCTCGGTCAGCCGCTCGTAGCGCTCCAGGTTGATAGCGCGCAGCGTCTCGACTGCCCTCGGCTCGACCAGCCGCTCCAGCACGAACCCGGCGTCGAGCACCTCGGTCACCAGAGACTCAAGGGTCATCCGCTGGAAGCGCATGGTGATCCCGTCGGCCACAGGGAACTCGACCCAGCTCTCATCGAAGTACGACCCGCCGAAGTACCCCCAGTCCGACACCGGATGTGTCGTCGACAGCAGGAACCAACCGCCCGGCCGCAGCACTCGCCGCACCTCACCGAGGAACCGGGCCCGGTCGGTCAAGTGATGCAGTACCAGCGCGCAGACAACCCCATCGAACGACGCATCGGCCGCGAATGCCAGCGGCGCGTCCAGGTCGTGCTGCTGGACTTCGGCGCGGTCGCCGAGCAAGGCCTGGGCGTGCCCGACCAGCGTCGCGCTACCGTCCACAGCCACCACCTCGGCTCCCCGGCCGACCAACGCGGCCGCATAGTGGCCGCCGCCGCAGCCGGCGTCCAGGATCCGGAGACCGGCAACGTCGCCGGCGAGCGTCAGCATGGCTGGCCGGTCCGTGTAGGCGTTGTGCGGACCGTCGGCGGCGTGTGCCGCGAAGAAGTCACCGGCCTGGTCGTGATACGCGTGGGCTGCGGGCATCCGGGAAGCTTGCCCGGGTGGTAGCGCGGGCCGCAACCCGAATCGGGCCACACGGCACGTCAACGGGTCAACCTGCGGCGGCGTCGGGATCGCGAAGCGGCCGCAGTTTCTGCTCGGTGCTCGGGGCAGGGAAGCTGTAGCGGCCGAACATGTTGATGTGGGCGTAGCCGAGCGGGGAGAGCCGGGCGGCGTCTTCGTCCCGGACCGGGTAGCCCTGGCCGCGGAGCACGTTGACGGCTAGGTCGATGTAGCGGGTATTCCAGAGCACCACGGCGTTGAGCATGAGCCCGAGCGCGCCGAGCTGGTCCTCCTGCCCGGCCCGGTAGGGCTGCATGATGTCGCCACGGTGCCCATGCAGGATCTTGCGGGCCAGAGAGTGTCGGGACTCGCCGATGTTCAGCTGCCGGGTAACGGTGCGCCGGTAGGTCTCGTCCACGGGGTCGACCATGGCGAGCAGGTGCAGCGTCTTCGCGATCCGGCCGTACTCGGCCAGAGCCTGACCGAGCGGGGTTGGATGCCCGTCGCGGGTCAGCATGCGCAGCAGGTCGTAGGCGCGGACCTGGTTGGTGACCAGGGAGCAGGCCACCCGCAGCATGTCAGGCCAGTGCGTGATGATCCGGTCGAGGTTGACCTTGTTGCGGGCGATCGCGTTCAGCGGGCCGTAGTCGCCGGCGGGCTGGCCCGGGATGTCGGCACGCCAGAAGCCGGTGCCGCCCACATCGGCGATCCGTGGGGAGAACCGGTAGCCCAGCAGTCGGAATAGGCCAAAGAGGATGTCCGAGTAGCTGGCGGTGTCGGTCGCGACCATCTCCGGCTTGGGCCCGGCGTCGAGGTTCAGCAGCGTGTCCAAGATGCAGAGGCTGTCGCGGACGGTGCCGGTGACGATGATCGCGCCGAGGCCGGCGAACCGGTCGTTGACCGCGATCAGCCAGGTGATGCCTCGCTTGTAGCCGAAGAACCGTGGGCTCGGCGCGGCGTGGATCGACTGCACCGGCACCCGGAAACGCAGCCCGTCGGCCGAGGCGACCAGGCCGCCACCCCACAGGTCGGTGATCCCGATCCTGGCCTGGTAATCGACCAGGCGGGCGTTCGCTGCGGCGTGGGAGTCCGGGCGCACGTAGCTCTGGTCGACGTGCGAGCGCCGGTCGCGCGTCAGCGCCGGGTCGCCCGGACGGATCACCGGGACCAGGCCGACGTTGCAGGCGTCGGCGACCAACAGCCCGGCGACCGTGACCGGCAGCTGCTCCATGCGGGTGGCCAGCCCACCCACGTGGGTATACGCGTCGAGCATCCCGGTCCAGGAGTGCACGTCCATCAGCAGCTCGGGCAGGTCGACGATCGGCATCATCGCGTCGACCCGGCGGTGCAGGTCGACTAGCGACGGCGGGTCGCCCAGCTTCTCCAACCGTTGCACCGACAACCGCGTCCTGCCGGTATCGCCATCGGGCACCCGCACGCTGGCGTCCGGGCCGGCCTCCTCGATCCGCTGGGCGAGCAGCCGCCACCCCGCGTCGAGCGTCGTGGCGTACTCGGCCAGGTGCTCCTCCACCGGCGCGGTCAAGCCCAGACCCGCCAGGACCTCGCCGCGAACCGCGCTCCAATCGGCACCGTCCAGCAGCCTCGCCCGCGGGTCGGCCCAGCGCAGCGACGGGTCGGCGAAGATGTCGCGCCGGCGCAGCGCCGCATGTAACAAGGTGAGCAGGCACATCACGTACCCGTCGCGGTCAGCGGCGCCATCGAGGGCGGGGTTGTGCAGCACGGCCCGCCGCCACATCGGTGGCACCAACGCCATGTTCAGGTCTGCCTCGGTCAGCGGCTTCTGATCCACCCGCCGGCGCAACAGCCCGGGAACCCGGCCCCGGATCTCAACGAGCAACTCGGTGCCGGCCGGCGCCGCACCCAGCGGCAACTCCTCGGCCAGCAGCCGGACGAACGGGCGCACGACCCGGTACCGGGCGGCGATAGCCTGCCGGTTGCCGGCCTCCCACGAATCCGGATCGGGCACCAGCTCCGCCACCGTGGCCACCGCCTCCGCGACCGCGGTCATGGCGCTGCACAGCGTCGTTCTTACGCTGGTGCTTCCGTTGTGGATCGCCGCCCAGACGTCGGCGCCCCGGGCGGTGGTATCGGCGGTTCTGGTCACGAACGCCATCCTGACGGTGCTCCTGACAGTCCGGATCAGCGCGCAGGCGGAGAACGCCCTGACGGCCGCCCGTGCAATGCGTCGTGCTGGCTTGGTGCTGGCGGTGGCGATGCTGCTCTATCCGGTATCCGCCTGGCTCGGCACGGGCGGCAGTGTTGTGCTGCTCTTGCTCGCCACCGTGGTCTACACCGTCGGCGACTTGTCCCACGCGACTGCTGCCGCCGACCTGGCCTACGAACTGGCCAGGCCCGACGCGCTGGGGCAGTATCAGGGAGTCACCAGACACGCCCTGGGTAGCCATCCGCCTCATCAGACTCCAGCAGCGCCCGTTGTCAGCCGGTGAGGGCTACCGCTGTTGGCCTGGCCAGTAAACATAGCGGGCGTTAAGTACCTGGTTGGTCGAGAAGTGAAACCTGTGCGAGCTGTTGCTGGCGATCGGCCAGGGACTCCGCAGAATTTGAAGTCGGGGTGTCGGTAAGACTCGTGCAGCCAGGTACACGCGATTGAGTACGCCCAGGTCAGCGGTGGCCCTGCTGATCAGTGGTGAGACGTATCCGCTCAGGTCGGTCGTCGGTGCACCCGATAGCGCAGGTGAAGCACCCGGTTGCCCTGGATCACCACGTCAGGATCCTCCAACAGGTGCTGCGCGTGGACCGACCCGAAGTAGCGCCTGCCGGACCCGAACACGACGGGCACGACGTCCATGCGCACCTCGTCGACCAGGCCCGCGGCAAGCACCTGGCCACCGACGTCGCCAGCGGCGACCTCGACCATGCGGTCACCCGCAAGCTCCTGCGCCTTGGCCACCGCTGCCTCGACGCCATCGACGAAGTGGAACGGCGCCTCGGGGTCCCAGCCGTCGGGCTTCGGCCGGTGCGTCACGACGACCACGTGGTCGACCCCACCCGGAGGCTTCCCGTCCCAGCCGTCCGTCATGTCGAAGACCCGGCGGCCGACGATTGTCGCCCCGATCTGGTCCCAGTACGGCCGGGTGTAGTCGTAGGACGTCTGCGACACCTTCAACTCGCCGCTGGAGTCCAACGGCACGTCACCGCTGGACAACCAGTCGAACAGCGGTCCGGGCTGGTCATTCTCGTCCGCGACGAAGCCGTCCACCGACACCGAGCTGTACATGACCACCTTGCCCACGCGGCTCTCCTCTGCTTCGGCGTGCCCCCAAATTAGCGTGTCGTGAGCTGTTGCTCTTGTAAGAAATCAATCGGCCGGCAGTGGCCAGCCGTCCAGCACGTGGCCGGGATGTTCGCGCAGGAACCGCCGCCGGACTTCGACGTACCGGGTCGGTGTGAGCCCGGTGAACGCCCGGAACTCGTGGCCGAAGTGGGCCTGGTCGAAGTAGCCCGCGCCACCGGCGAGGTCGCCCCAGTCGATCGGTCCGGCGGGGTTGATCGCGAACACGGTGGCGGCGAAGCGGTGGGTGCGGGCCAGCCGCTTCGGCGTGACGCCGATGAGCTCCTTGAACCGCTGTGCCAGATGAGTGCTGCTGACACCGGCTGCCACGCTCAGGTCGCCGATCGCCACCGCCCCGCTGGTCGCCGCGATGACGCTGCTCGTGCGGCGAACCAGCCCGAGGCCGGCGGTCTCGCACAGCCGTCGCATCAGCTCCTCCTCGAGCAGCGTCAGCATCTCGTGCGGTCCGCCCGCCGTGGCCAGCCGGTCTCGCAGCTCAGCAATGGCGGGCCGGCCCCAGACCTGCTCCACCGTCACCGGCCGGTCGCACAGCTCGGCCGCGGGCATCGGCAGGAACGGCGCCAGCCCCCACGGCTTGAAGTGCACGCCGACGGACCGGGTCTCCGGCGGATAGCCGAACTCGAAGGCGCGGGTGGGCATGGTGACCACGCAGCCGTCGGCGTACTCGGCCGGCTCGATGTCGATGCCGGCGCGGATACGGAACGGCGCCCCGAGGTTGACGATGAGCAACGCCGCCGGCATCGGCGGCAGCGCCAGCCGGGCGTACGGCGACGCACCCTCCAGGTAGTAAAGGTCGTCGATCAGCCCGTCCAGCGGCGGTCGCGGCACTCTGGACACGTACTCCACGCCCACAGCATCGCCGATCCGCCGGCATCGTGCGCCGGGACGGTCCAGCCGCGCTGCCGCCGGAACGGGCGAGCGTCCGGCGTCCCGTTCCACGCGACTACCCTGGCGGTGCCGCGCCTGACATGCGGGCGCTGGATGGCGAGCGGTCGGTTGTCGGCCTCGGGTTCGGAAGGGGAGCTAAGTGGTCGCGCAACGGCTGCGGGTCGCCGCGTACGGCGTGTGTCTGCGGGACGGACATCTGCTGCTTGCCCGGTACGTGTCGCCCGACGGGTCCCAGCGACACTGGACGCTGCCGGGTGGGAGGGTCGAGCACGGCGAGGATCCGTTCGACGCGGTCGTCCGCGAGGCGGCCGAGGAGACGGGCTACGAGGTCCAGGTCGAGCGGTTGCTCGGTGTGGACTCGCGGGCGAGGTACGTCGAGTGGGGCGGCCCCGACGGCGCGGAGCTGCACAGCGTGGGCGTCTTCTACCGCGTACGCGTCACCGGCGGTGAGCTTCGTGACGAGACGGGCGGTTCGACCGACCTGGCGCGGTGGATCCCGATGCCGCGGGTGGGTGCCCTGGAGCGGTCCGTCGTCATCGACGTCGGGCTCGAGTTGCACCGCCGGGCGCCGCTGACCGGGCACGTGGAGCCGATCGAGGTCACCGGACCGCTGCGGCACTGACCGAGGCCGTGCCGAGGAATCCGCCGGACTGCCGCGACCACAGGTCCGCGTAGAGCCCGCCGCGTTCCAGCAGCTGCGCGTGGGTGCCCTGCTCGGCGATCCGGCCGGCGTCGAGGACCACGATCCGGTCCATGCGGGCGATGGTGGAGAGTCGGTGGGCGATCGCGATCACCGTACGGCCGGTCATCACCTCGCTGAGCGTGCCGTGGATGGCGGCCTCCGCCTCGGAGTCGAGCGCGGACGTGGCCTCGTCCAGGACCAGGATCGGCGCGTCCCGGTAGAACGCGCGGGCCAGCGCGATCCGCTGCCGCTGGCCACCGGAGAGGCGCACGCCCCGTTCGCCGACATGCGCGTCCAGGCCGGTCCGACCGTCCGCGTCCCTCAGCGTGGCGACGAACCGGTCGGCGGACGCCCGGCGTACCGCTGCTTCGACCCGTGCGTCGTCGGCGTCGGGGCCGGCGATGTTCTCCCTGACCGAGCGGTGCAGCAGGGTGGCCTCCTGGGCGACCATGGCGATCTGGCCGCGCAGGCTCTCCTGCGTCACGTCCGTGATGTCGGTGCCGTCGATCATGATCGTGCCGGACTCCGCGTCGTGGAACCGCAGCAGCAGCCCGACCAGCGTGGACTTGCCCGCACCCGACCTGCCGACGATGCCGACGCGCTCACCGGCGGCGACGTCGAGGCTGAGCCGGTCGAGCCCGCCCCCGCCACGGCCGTAGTGGTGGCTGACCTGCGCGAAGGTGATGGCACCACCCCGTACCCGCAGCTGGGTCGCCTGGGGTTTGTCCGCGACCGCGAGCGGTTGCGCGACGGTCCGCAGGGCCCGCCGGAGCGCGCCGACCGACCTGAACAGCGACGACACCGCGTCCAGGAGCCACTCCGCCATCGC is drawn from Micromonospora sp. NBC_01740 and contains these coding sequences:
- a CDS encoding M55 family metallopeptidase; this translates as MTTEPTVLISADMEGISGIVHPTETNPGGYDYERARRLMTAEVNAAILGVLDAEPDADVLVADAHGPFRNILPEELDRRARLVRGRPRPLSMVAGLEMGADALLLVGYHARAGAGPAVLAHTMSDAVLDVRLNGRPAGEIGLNTAVAGHFGVPVVLLSGDDVACAELRDLVPDAVTVEVKCALGQAAAVTLHPGEAQERLRRAAATAVARRAEVPPLTLAGPVDVEVDLYSPTTVDQATLVPGFARAPGARTVTFTGQDMVEVYRGVQLLVQLGQIKPG
- a CDS encoding CPBP family intramembrane glutamic endopeptidase translates to MTATFWNRPATWKAFLLVGAYLVFFLAVGQLVGVLAGDDIDKDNVLADPASIFLALVLPIAIGAAALIAFAWRVGWLRAIFGPQPIRGRGWMWIGPVLALLAVIGHVGATNWSNWSGQQIALIALLGLCVGVAEELATRGLAVKMLRDAGHGERFVAIVSSLLFALMHSVNLLSGMRLSTVAITIVYTFCFGVCMYLVMRVTGTIWAAIILHGITDPTTILSSGGIDQAVNAGGTDAWSALTGLATIGFMLFAVVAMFFIRGNATAKPTINA
- a CDS encoding pyridoxamine 5'-phosphate oxidase family protein — translated: MRETSEDLQELQALLDASLSRSTSHLRSIIKAESTLTAEQLTQVLTGMRTLALSTVTAKGEPRISGVDGHFLHGKWHFGTARNAAKARHLAARPAVSAAHLRGENLGVFTHGKVEILNPQDGEPAADWLDLLAYFKDFYGDDSFDWEKDVVYYRLHPHWMTVYAPDIAKLTAASQS
- a CDS encoding helix-turn-helix domain-containing protein, with the protein product MVKLHAAGEHTIAELAELFEVSRPTVYRVLERATAVGTPRSRADPQRAPAQTTAPSTYRRTSCSERRQGRRRRRATKLGRSVSRS
- a CDS encoding class I SAM-dependent methyltransferase is translated as MPAAHAYHDQAGDFFAAHAADGPHNAYTDRPAMLTLAGDVAGLRILDAGCGGGHYAAALVGRGAEVVAVDGSATLVGHAQALLGDRAEVQQHDLDAPLAFAADASFDGVVCALVLHHLTDRARFLGEVRRVLRPGGWFLLSTTHPVSDWGYFGGSYFDESWVEFPVADGITMRFQRMTLESLVTEVLDAGFVLERLVEPRAVETLRAINLERYERLTERPSFVALRLRRP
- a CDS encoding Tn3 family transposase, coding for MTAVAEAVATVAELVPDPDSWEAGNRQAIAARYRVVRPFVRLLAEELPLGAAPAGTELLVEIRGRVPGLLRRRVDQKPLTEADLNMALVPPMWRRAVLHNPALDGAADRDGYVMCLLTLLHAALRRRDIFADPSLRWADPRARLLDGADWSAVRGEVLAGLGLTAPVEEHLAEYATTLDAGWRLLAQRIEEAGPDASVRVPDGDTGRTRLSVQRLEKLGDPPSLVDLHRRVDAMMPIVDLPELLMDVHSWTGMLDAYTHVGGLATRMEQLPVTVAGLLVADACNVGLVPVIRPGDPALTRDRRSHVDQSYVRPDSHAAANARLVDYQARIGITDLWGGGLVASADGLRFRVPVQSIHAAPSPRFFGYKRGITWLIAVNDRFAGLGAIIVTGTVRDSLCILDTLLNLDAGPKPEMVATDTASYSDILFGLFRLLGYRFSPRIADVGGTGFWRADIPGQPAGDYGPLNAIARNKVNLDRIITHWPDMLRVACSLVTNQVRAYDLLRMLTRDGHPTPLGQALAEYGRIAKTLHLLAMVDPVDETYRRTVTRQLNIGESRHSLARKILHGHRGDIMQPYRAGQEDQLGALGLMLNAVVLWNTRYIDLAVNVLRGQGYPVRDEDAARLSPLGYAHINMFGRYSFPAPSTEQKLRPLRDPDAAAG
- a CDS encoding dihydrofolate reductase family protein, which encodes MGKVVMYSSVSVDGFVADENDQPGPLFDWLSSGDVPLDSSGELKVSQTSYDYTRPYWDQIGATIVGRRVFDMTDGWDGKPPGGVDHVVVVTHRPKPDGWDPEAPFHFVDGVEAAVAKAQELAGDRMVEVAAGDVGGQVLAAGLVDEVRMDVVPVVFGSGRRYFGSVHAQHLLEDPDVVIQGNRVLHLRYRVHRRPT
- a CDS encoding helix-turn-helix domain-containing protein, with translation MEYVSRVPRPPLDGLIDDLYYLEGASPYARLALPPMPAALLIVNLGAPFRIRAGIDIEPAEYADGCVVTMPTRAFEFGYPPETRSVGVHFKPWGLAPFLPMPAAELCDRPVTVEQVWGRPAIAELRDRLATAGGPHEMLTLLEEELMRRLCETAGLGLVRRTSSVIAATSGAVAIGDLSVAAGVSSTHLAQRFKELIGVTPKRLARTHRFAATVFAINPAGPIDWGDLAGGAGYFDQAHFGHEFRAFTGLTPTRYVEVRRRFLREHPGHVLDGWPLPAD
- a CDS encoding NUDIX domain-containing protein, encoding MVAQRLRVAAYGVCLRDGHLLLARYVSPDGSQRHWTLPGGRVEHGEDPFDAVVREAAEETGYEVQVERLLGVDSRARYVEWGGPDGAELHSVGVFYRVRVTGGELRDETGGSTDLARWIPMPRVGALERSVVIDVGLELHRRAPLTGHVEPIEVTGPLRH